A window of the Glaciimonas sp. CA11.2 genome harbors these coding sequences:
- a CDS encoding sulfite reductase flavoprotein subunit alpha, protein MVKKILFQVHWFIGIIAGTLLMLVGLSGAILSFREELLDLLNPGVMTLSSNKITPLTPDQLILRIQSAQPSHPVAQVTVFADPHMAARVNFAPEPGAKRGELRYVNPVTGALLPALQGDEFFSFVERLHRWFLLPRDIGKVVAGSVALCLLFLALSGLYLRWPRRPLAWRNWTNINFSMTGRAFLWNLHSVVGTWALVMYLVFSLTGLYWAFDWFKDGANWLANDTPSAKQMPSKQADGMQKTGAGRGDKSSGRRQKPDDATASSNDSASHLDLTLTWQAFLEETAKTGGYSNARLRLPEQPGKPIQIFYLDANPPHERARNQMLIQPQTGKVSKIERYVDKSAGGRLIGSVYPLHMGSYFGLTGRIIMTLAGLGLPLFGITGWMLYLDRRRKKRMVRTERAALENVTGPKIDPAGSTRDNVVSTPPLPPLLIAFASQSGFAESIALRSAAALQAAGVSVSIQSFATLDPERLRHFHRVLLVASSFGEGDPPDSARRFARQLSPLSPSSRHSLPDLRYGILALGDSAYPQFCGFGHTLDHWLQNQGAQAFFPMIEVDNGDSAALSRWQHSLSEVAGTTIAISVTTESDDQRSPGAYQSWRLNARRQSNPGSQGDPIFHLEFSLPNAIQTHWISGALVEVRPRHSIARVDFFLQQLALKAATIITHNGEEITLGEILSRSILPHHNNEMLAVTAQQLADQLQPLGTRRYSIASIPNDGSVHLLVRQVMHEDGVGLASGWLTAHLPLGSEVEMRLLPNPAFELIAADAPSIFIGNGSGIAGLRGHLRARAHAGQHTNWLLFGERNLAHDFLYRDEIQQWLTDGVLSGADFAFSRDQPEKIYVQDRLRMAADKLRKWLQDGAVIYVCGSLDGMAAGIDSVLTDILGEAALDDLIAKGRYRRDVY, encoded by the coding sequence ATGGTTAAGAAAATCTTATTTCAAGTGCATTGGTTCATCGGCATTATTGCCGGAACTTTGCTCATGCTGGTTGGCCTTTCGGGTGCGATATTATCGTTCAGGGAAGAGTTGCTGGATCTTCTGAACCCCGGAGTGATGACGTTATCCTCTAACAAGATCACACCACTGACGCCGGATCAGTTGATCTTGCGGATACAGAGCGCACAACCATCCCATCCTGTCGCACAGGTGACGGTCTTCGCCGACCCACATATGGCGGCGCGGGTCAATTTTGCGCCAGAGCCGGGCGCAAAACGTGGCGAACTACGGTATGTCAATCCGGTCACTGGCGCGTTGCTTCCAGCATTGCAAGGTGATGAATTTTTTTCCTTTGTGGAACGGTTGCATCGCTGGTTCCTTCTTCCTAGAGACATCGGTAAAGTGGTCGCAGGAAGTGTCGCGCTGTGCCTGCTATTTCTGGCGCTGTCCGGACTATATCTCCGCTGGCCGCGGCGTCCGCTGGCGTGGCGCAACTGGACCAATATCAATTTTTCAATGACAGGACGTGCGTTTTTGTGGAACTTGCACTCGGTGGTCGGCACCTGGGCGCTAGTGATGTATCTAGTCTTTAGCCTGACCGGTTTGTATTGGGCCTTCGACTGGTTTAAAGATGGGGCAAATTGGCTGGCCAATGACACGCCAAGTGCCAAACAAATGCCATCTAAACAAGCCGATGGGATGCAAAAAACAGGTGCCGGACGCGGTGATAAATCTTCTGGACGACGCCAAAAACCGGACGATGCAACGGCTTCATCGAATGATTCCGCGAGTCATCTGGATTTGACACTGACATGGCAGGCGTTTTTGGAAGAGACGGCAAAAACCGGCGGCTACAGTAACGCCCGTTTGCGCTTGCCAGAACAACCCGGTAAGCCAATCCAAATTTTCTACCTCGACGCAAACCCGCCGCATGAAAGGGCCCGCAATCAAATGCTGATTCAGCCACAGACGGGTAAAGTTTCTAAAATTGAGCGCTATGTCGACAAATCTGCTGGCGGGCGCTTGATTGGCAGCGTGTACCCGCTTCATATGGGCAGTTATTTCGGACTAACCGGCCGCATCATCATGACGCTCGCAGGGCTCGGACTGCCGCTCTTCGGCATCACAGGCTGGATGTTATATCTGGATCGTCGGCGTAAAAAGCGCATGGTGCGCACCGAACGTGCCGCACTTGAAAACGTCACTGGCCCCAAGATCGATCCTGCTGGTTCCACGCGCGATAACGTAGTATCAACACCGCCACTGCCACCACTCCTGATCGCCTTCGCAAGCCAGTCCGGATTTGCCGAGAGTATCGCCTTACGCAGTGCAGCCGCGTTGCAGGCGGCTGGCGTATCGGTGTCTATACAGTCTTTTGCGACGTTGGACCCCGAGCGTTTACGCCATTTCCATCGCGTGCTATTGGTTGCCAGTAGTTTTGGCGAGGGCGATCCACCGGATAGCGCACGACGCTTTGCCCGACAATTATCCCCATTATCGCCATCCTCACGGCATTCTTTACCAGATCTGCGCTACGGCATTTTGGCATTGGGCGACAGCGCTTATCCACAGTTTTGTGGTTTCGGCCATACTTTGGATCACTGGCTACAAAATCAGGGCGCGCAAGCATTTTTTCCGATGATAGAAGTCGATAACGGCGATAGCGCTGCATTATCCCGTTGGCAGCATTCTTTAAGCGAAGTTGCAGGCACGACAATAGCCATTTCGGTAACTACGGAATCTGACGACCAACGTTCACCAGGTGCTTACCAATCATGGCGACTGAATGCGCGCCGACAATCCAATCCAGGCAGTCAGGGCGACCCTATTTTCCATCTGGAATTTTCCCTGCCGAACGCAATCCAAACGCATTGGATTTCTGGCGCATTGGTTGAAGTCAGACCACGCCATTCGATTGCGCGCGTCGATTTTTTTCTCCAACAACTGGCGCTGAAAGCGGCGACAATCATCACCCATAACGGCGAAGAAATCACACTCGGTGAAATATTGTCTCGGAGTATATTGCCGCATCACAACAACGAAATGCTGGCGGTCACCGCGCAACAATTAGCCGATCAATTACAACCGCTCGGCACGCGTCGCTATTCCATCGCCTCAATTCCAAACGATGGCAGCGTCCACTTATTAGTGCGTCAGGTTATGCATGAAGATGGTGTTGGTCTGGCATCCGGTTGGCTTACCGCACACCTTCCGCTGGGTTCTGAAGTAGAGATGCGTTTGTTGCCGAATCCTGCCTTCGAGTTGATTGCTGCTGACGCACCGTCCATATTCATCGGTAACGGTTCCGGTATCGCTGGTTTGCGCGGTCATTTGCGTGCGCGGGCGCACGCCGGCCAGCACACAAATTGGTTGTTATTCGGTGAACGCAATCTGGCGCACGATTTCTTGTATCGCGATGAAATTCAGCAATGGTTGACTGACGGCGTCCTCTCTGGCGCAGATTTCGCCTTTTCGAGAGATCAACCAGAAAAAATTTATGTTCAGGATCGTTTGCGTATGGCGGCGGATAAATTGCGCAAATGGCTCCAGGACGGAGCGGTTATTTACGTTTGCGGAAGTCTGGATGGAATGGCCGCAGGGATTGACAGCGTACTCACCGACATTCTCGGCGAAGCGGCGCTGGATGACTTGATCGCCAAAGGGCGCTATCGGCGCGATGTGTATTAA
- a CDS encoding DNA-3-methyladenine glycosylase I translates to MTIKPVIAADIIDNLTRCGWANLKNPLYLQYHDEEWGVPCHDETRLFEMLNLEGAQAGLSWETVLNKRENYRIAFDHWDAEKIARYDADKVAELMANAGIIRNRLKIAATINNAQAYLRLRDELGGLDAFLWAYVDGKPVRGNWFSGNPSPAKTPLSDRISKDMLKRGFKFIGSTIIYAYLQGVGLVDDHTGECFRHHSGKKSKKK, encoded by the coding sequence ATGACGATCAAACCCGTAATAGCGGCGGACATTATCGACAATCTCACACGTTGCGGATGGGCTAATCTCAAGAATCCTCTTTACCTGCAGTATCACGATGAAGAGTGGGGTGTGCCTTGTCACGACGAAACGCGGTTATTCGAAATGCTCAATCTGGAAGGCGCGCAAGCGGGTCTCAGTTGGGAAACTGTTCTCAATAAACGTGAAAATTATCGGATTGCGTTCGACCATTGGGATGCCGAAAAAATCGCGCGCTATGATGCCGATAAGGTGGCGGAATTGATGGCGAATGCTGGCATTATCCGCAATCGTCTGAAAATCGCTGCGACAATTAATAACGCACAAGCCTATTTGCGTTTGCGCGATGAGTTAGGTGGATTGGATGCCTTTTTATGGGCTTACGTCGATGGCAAGCCAGTGCGGGGTAACTGGTTTAGTGGGAATCCCAGCCCTGCGAAAACACCACTTTCCGATCGCATTTCAAAAGACATGCTCAAACGCGGATTTAAATTTATTGGTTCGACCATCATTTACGCTTACCTGCAAGGCGTTGGTCTGGTTGACGATCACACAGGTGAATGCTTCCGCCATCATAGTGGGAAGAAGTCCAAGAAGAAGTGA
- a CDS encoding acyl-CoA dehydrogenase — MAQPKAAFNWSDPLLLDQQLSDDERMVRDAVRAYAQDKLAPRVLLSFRNGETDPSIFREMGELGLLGATIPTEYGGGGLGYVAYGLIAREVERVDSGYRSMMSVQSSLVMVPINAFGSEAQKQQYLPSLASGKTIGCFGLTEPNHGSDPGSMVTRAKKVDGGYQLSGAKMWITNSPIADVFVVWAKTEDDVIRGFILEKGWKGLSTPVIHGKVGLRTSITGEIVMDQVFVPEENLLPGVRGLKGPFTCLDSARFGIAWGALGAAEDCWHRARQYVLDRQQFGRPLAANQLVQLKLANMQTDITLGLQGCLRLGRMKDEGTAAVEITSMMKRNSCGKALDVARLARDMLGGNGISDEYGVIRHMVNLEVVNTYEGTHDVHALILGRAQTGIQAFSG, encoded by the coding sequence ATGGCACAACCTAAAGCAGCTTTCAATTGGTCTGACCCGTTATTGCTAGATCAGCAACTAAGTGACGACGAACGCATGGTACGGGACGCGGTCCGTGCTTATGCGCAAGACAAGCTTGCGCCGCGCGTTCTGCTTTCGTTTCGCAATGGCGAAACCGATCCGAGTATCTTTCGCGAGATGGGCGAGCTAGGATTGCTAGGCGCGACGATCCCGACGGAATACGGTGGCGGTGGCTTAGGTTATGTTGCTTATGGGTTGATAGCACGCGAAGTCGAACGCGTTGATTCTGGTTATCGTTCGATGATGAGTGTGCAATCGTCGCTTGTAATGGTGCCGATCAATGCTTTTGGCTCCGAAGCACAAAAGCAACAATACTTACCCTCGCTGGCAAGTGGAAAAACAATTGGCTGCTTCGGTTTAACTGAACCAAATCATGGCTCTGACCCGGGCAGTATGGTCACACGTGCCAAAAAAGTTGACGGCGGCTATCAGTTATCAGGCGCAAAAATGTGGATCACTAACTCGCCGATTGCCGATGTTTTTGTGGTGTGGGCCAAAACTGAGGATGACGTGATTCGCGGCTTCATACTGGAAAAAGGCTGGAAGGGATTATCAACGCCAGTGATTCACGGCAAAGTCGGCCTACGCACATCAATCACTGGCGAAATCGTGATGGATCAGGTGTTTGTACCCGAAGAAAATTTGCTCCCGGGCGTGAGGGGCCTAAAGGGGCCTTTCACATGTTTGGATTCTGCACGGTTCGGCATCGCCTGGGGCGCACTCGGGGCCGCCGAAGACTGTTGGCATCGGGCGCGACAATACGTGCTAGATCGTCAACAGTTTGGACGACCTTTGGCGGCAAATCAGTTGGTGCAACTCAAACTAGCAAATATGCAAACCGACATCACACTGGGATTACAAGGCTGCTTGCGACTCGGCCGAATGAAGGATGAAGGAACCGCTGCGGTTGAAATTACGTCCATGATGAAACGCAATTCGTGCGGCAAGGCGCTGGACGTGGCACGGCTTGCACGCGACATGTTAGGTGGCAACGGTATATCCGATGAGTATGGCGTGATTCGTCATATGGTGAATCTGGAAGTGGTCAATACCTACGAGGGAACACATGACGTGCACGCATTGATTCTTGGTCGGGCGCAAACAGGGATTCAGGCGTTTTCCGGTTAA
- the ycaO gene encoding 30S ribosomal protein S12 methylthiotransferase accessory factor YcaO, whose product MSTEHFIPGKDASLESSISSMQGKLEALGFHIEERSWLNPVDGCWSVHIRDRDCPLLFTNGKGATEQASRASALGEFFERLSCNYFWTHFYLGEKVANGPFVHYPREKWFELNDESETWPAGLLTPELQKFYNPEGTVDATMLVDYNSGNEDRGICAIPYVRERDGETVWFPVNIIGNLYASNGMSAGNTEAEARTQALSEIFERDVKFRIIKDGLCLPDVPEEVIARYPRIASGIRALRAAGFGILVKDASLGGQYPVMNVTLLNPTDQGCFSSFGAHPRFEIALERALTELLQGRALDALGGFPEPGFDLEEIAHSQNLEIHFVDSSGIISWNFLRDTPDFAFSDWNFSNTTAEDYAWSIAAIHAKGHDIYIADFTHLGVYACRILVPGMSDIYPVEDLEWDNVSVGNEIREPILFLADLDDEECTDLLGELNELGLADQRPVAALIGLVADVGTLWKELRVGELKTLLALAIGDREAIREGCDWIRHFNQISADRQLVYRCIESLIGLDDAKPYAAALQHLYGAETVLQAHALLNREQRFFGIKSPGLNLEGCDMHQRWLAAYAKVQVAK is encoded by the coding sequence ATGTCAACAGAACACTTTATCCCCGGCAAAGACGCCTCGCTAGAATCGTCGATCAGCTCTATGCAAGGCAAGCTGGAGGCGCTTGGTTTTCATATCGAAGAACGATCATGGCTTAATCCAGTCGATGGTTGCTGGTCGGTGCATATTCGTGATCGTGATTGCCCGTTGCTGTTTACCAATGGCAAAGGCGCGACTGAACAAGCATCACGTGCAAGTGCGTTGGGCGAATTTTTTGAGCGGCTTTCGTGTAATTATTTCTGGACCCATTTTTACCTAGGTGAAAAAGTGGCGAATGGCCCATTTGTGCATTATCCACGTGAAAAATGGTTTGAACTGAATGACGAAAGCGAAACATGGCCAGCGGGTTTGCTGACCCCGGAATTGCAAAAATTCTATAATCCGGAAGGCACAGTCGATGCCACGATGCTGGTCGATTACAACTCTGGCAACGAAGATCGCGGCATTTGCGCGATTCCTTACGTACGCGAACGTGATGGCGAGACCGTCTGGTTCCCGGTTAACATTATCGGCAATTTGTACGCCAGTAACGGTATGTCAGCCGGTAACACGGAAGCCGAAGCACGCACCCAGGCACTGTCGGAAATCTTTGAGCGCGACGTCAAGTTCCGCATCATCAAAGATGGTCTGTGCTTGCCGGATGTGCCGGAAGAAGTCATCGCACGTTATCCTCGTATCGCCTCCGGGATTCGCGCTTTGCGTGCCGCAGGCTTTGGTATTCTGGTCAAAGACGCGTCGCTCGGCGGGCAATATCCGGTGATGAATGTCACCTTATTAAATCCAACGGACCAAGGCTGTTTCTCCAGCTTTGGCGCTCATCCGCGCTTTGAAATCGCCTTGGAACGGGCATTGACTGAATTGCTGCAAGGCCGCGCGCTGGATGCATTAGGCGGCTTTCCGGAGCCGGGGTTTGATCTGGAAGAAATTGCACATTCACAGAATCTGGAAATTCACTTCGTCGATTCCAGCGGTATCATCAGCTGGAACTTCTTGCGTGATACACCGGATTTCGCGTTCAGCGACTGGAACTTCAGCAACACCACTGCCGAAGATTATGCATGGTCGATCGCCGCCATTCATGCCAAGGGTCACGATATTTATATCGCCGACTTCACCCATTTGGGCGTCTATGCGTGCCGGATTCTAGTACCCGGCATGTCAGACATTTACCCTGTCGAAGATTTGGAGTGGGATAACGTCAGCGTTGGCAATGAAATCCGCGAACCGATTCTGTTCCTGGCAGATCTGGACGATGAAGAATGCACCGATTTGCTGGGTGAATTGAATGAATTGGGATTAGCAGATCAGCGACCAGTTGCTGCATTGATCGGTTTGGTTGCCGACGTTGGTACGTTGTGGAAAGAACTACGTGTCGGTGAATTGAAAACGCTCCTGGCATTGGCCATCGGCGACCGTGAAGCGATTCGTGAAGGCTGTGACTGGATACGTCACTTCAATCAAATTAGCGCAGACCGTCAATTGGTTTATCGTTGCATCGAAAGCCTGATCGGTTTAGATGATGCCAAACCTTACGCCGCCGCCTTGCAACACCTATACGGCGCTGAAACAGTGCTGCAAGCGCATGCATTGCTGAATCGTGAACAACGGTTCTTTGGTATCAAATCGCCGGGCCTGAATCTCGAAGGTTGCGATATGCATCAGCGCTGGTTGGCGGCTTATGCCAAGGTACAAGTGGCTAAGTGA